The proteins below come from a single Dryobates pubescens isolate bDryPub1 chromosome 16, bDryPub1.pri, whole genome shotgun sequence genomic window:
- the SPARC gene encoding SPARC: protein MRAWIFFLVCLAGKALAAPQEALPDETEVIEDPTTEEPVGANPVQVEVGEFEEPTEDVEEIVAENPCQNHHCKHGKVCEVDDNNSPMCVCQDPSSCPATAGVFEKVCGTDNKTYDSSCHFFATKCTLEGTKKGHKLHLDYIGPCKFIPACLDTELTEFPLRMRDWLKNVLITLYERDEDNNLLTEKQKLKVKKIHENEKRLEAGDHTVELLARDFEKNYNMYIFPVHWQFGQLDQHPIDGYLSHTELAPLRAPLIPMEHCTTRFFEACDLDNDKYIALEEWASCFGIKEKDIDKDLVI, encoded by the exons ATGAGAGCCTGGATTTTCTTCCTTGTCTGCCTGGCAGGcaaagccctggcagctccG caggaggctctgcctgATGAGACAGAAGTCATTGAAGACCCCACAACAGAA GAGCCTGTGGGGGCCAACCCTGTCCAGGTGGAGGTGGGAGAGTTCGAGGAACCCACAGAGGATGTAGAGGAGATTGTTGCAGAGA aCCCCTGCCAGAACCACCACTGCAAGCACGGCAAGGTGTGTGAGGTGGATGACAACAACTCCCCCATGTGTGTGTGCCAGGacccctccagctgcccagccaCCGCCGGTGTCTTTGAGAAG GTCTGTGGCACTGACAACAAGACCTATGACTCCTCCTGCCATTTCTTTGCCACCAAGTGCACCTTGGAGGGAACCAAGAAGGGACACAAGCTGCACCTGGACTACATTGGGCCTTGCAAAT tcatccctgcctgcctggacaCGGAGCTGACCGAGTTCCCCCTGCGCATGAGGGACTGGCTGAAGAACGTGCTGATCACCCTGTACGAGCGTGATGAGGACAACAACCTGCTGACCGAGAAGCAGAAGCTcaag GTGAAGAAGATCCATGAGAATGAGAAGCGCCTGGAGGCTGGGGACCacactgtggagctgctggcccGAGACTTTGAGAAGAACTACAACATGTACATCTTCCCCGTGCACTGGCAGTTTGGGCAGCTGGACCAGCACCCCATTGATGG GTACCTGTCCCACACCGAGCTGGCCCCGCTGCGTGCCCCTCTCATCCCCATGGAGCACTGCACCACTCGCTTCTTCGAGGCTTGTGACCTGGACAACGACAAGTACATCGCCCTGGAGGAGTGGGCCAGCTGCTTCGGCATCAAGGAGA AGGACATAGACAAGGATCTTGTGATCTAA